Within the Pygocentrus nattereri isolate fPygNat1 chromosome 28, fPygNat1.pri, whole genome shotgun sequence genome, the region CTATATGCTCCAGTTCCTCCTGGACACTTTCAGCAAGGAGCTCAGGAGCCACAGCATCTGAGATCCATGACAAAAATAGCAATACCAgcagttaaaaataaacagaacggTTTACAAGGAAGCATTGAAGGTCATATTTAATGTACTTTTGGTGTCTTTACCTCATGCTTTACTCTAAGTACAACGTAGGCAGGTCACAATCATGAAACTATAGCCGATGATTAATTGCCCTACAAACAGCTGTGATTAATAATTTGAACTAAATTAGgttctctaaaggtgttactaacacacatcaaataaacaggtattactcagcgccgccctctaaaggtgttactaacacacatcaaataaacaggtattactcagcgccgccctctaaaggtgttactaacacacatcaaataaacaggtattactcagcgccgccctctaaaggtgttactaacacacatcaaataaacaggtattactcagcgccgccctctaaaggtgttactaacacacatcaaataaacaggtaTTACTCAGCGCCGcgctctaaaggtgttactaacacacatcaaataaacaggtagtactcagcgccgccctctaaaggtgttactaacacacatcaaataaacagatattactcagcgccgccctctaaaggcgttactaacacacatcaaataaacagatattactcagcgccgccctctaaaggtgttactaacacacatcaaataaacaggtattactcagcgccgccctctaaaggtgctactaacacacatcaaataaacaggtatcactcagcgccgccctctaaaggtgctactaacacacatcaaataaacagatattactcagcgccgccctctaaaggttttactaacacacatcaaataaacaggtattactcagcgccgccctctaaaggtgttactaacacacatcaaataaacaggtattactcagcgccgccctctaaaggtgttactaacaaacatcaaataaacagatattactcagcgccgccctctaaaggtgctactaacacacatcaaataaacagatattactcagcgccgccctctaaaggtgttactaacacacatcaaataaacagatattactcagcgccgccctctaaaggtgttactaacacacatcaaataaacagatattactcagcgccgccctctaaaggtgctactaacacacatcaaataaacagatattactcagcgccgccctctaacgGTGTcactaacacacatcaaataaacagatattactcagcgccgccctctaaaggtgctactaacacacatcaaataaacagatattactcagcgccgccctctaaaggcgctactaacacacatcaaataaacagatattactcagcgccgccctctaaaggcgctactaacacacatcaaataaacagatattactcagcgccgccctctaaaggtgtcactaacacacatcaaataaacaggtattactcagcgccgccctctaaaggtgtcactaacacacatcaaataaacaggtattactcagcgccgccctctaaaggtgctactaacacacatcaaataaacagatattactcagtgtcgccctctaaaggtgctactaacacacatcaaataaacagatattactcagcgtcgccctctaaaggcgttactaacacgcatcaaataaacagatattactcagcgccgccctctaaaggtgttactaacacgcatcaaataaacagatattactcagcgccgccctctaaagacgttaataacacacatcaaataaacagatattactcagcgtcgccctctaaaggcgttactaacacacatcaaataaacaggtaTTACTCaacgccgccctctaaaggcgttactaacacacatcaaataaacagatattactcagcgccgccctctaaagacgttaataacacacatcaaataaacagatattactcagcgtcgccctctaaaggcgttactaacacgcatcaaataaacagatattactcagcgccgccctctaaaggcgttactaacacacatcaaataaacaggtaTTACTCaacgccgccctctaaaggcgttactaacacgcatcaaataaacagatattactcagcgccgccctctaaaggcgttactaacacgcatcaaataaacagatattactcagcgccgccctctaaaggcgttactaacaCGCATCAAATTAACAGATattactcagcgccgccctctaaaggcgttactaacacgcatcaaataaacagatattactcagcgccgccctctaaaggtgttactaacacgcatcaaataaacagatattactcagcgccgccctctaaaggtgttactaacacgcatcaaataaacagatattactcagcgccgccctctaaaggtgttactaacacGCATCAAATAAACAGGTATTACTCagcgtcgccctctaaaggtgttactaacacgcatcaaataaacagatattactcagcgccgccctctaaaggcgttactaacacacatcaaataaacaggtattactcagcgccgccctctaaaggtgctaCTAACacgcatcaaataaacagatattactcagcgccgccctctaaaggtgttactaacacgcatcaaataaacagatattactcagcgccgccctctaaaggtgctaCTAACacgcatcaaataaacagatattactcagcgccgccctctaaaggcgttactaacacacatcaaataaacaggtattactcagcgccgccctctaaaggtgctactaacacacatcaaataaacagatattactcagcgccgccctctaaaggtgctactaacacacatcaaataaacaggtattactcagcgccgccctctaaaggcgttactaacacacatcaaataaacaggtattactcagcgccgccctctaaaggcgttactaacacacatcaaataaacagatattactcagcgccgccctctaaaggcgttactaacacacatcaaataaacagatattactcagcgccgccctctaaaggcgttactaacacacatcaaataaacaggtattactcagcgccgccctctaaaggcgttactaacacacatcaaataaacaggtattactcagcgccgccctctaaaggtgttactaacacacatcaaataaacagatattactcagcgccgccctctaaaggcgttactaacacacatcaaataaacagatattactcagcgccgccctctaaaggcgctactaacacacatcaaataaacaggtaTTACTCagcgtcgccctctaaaggtgttactaacacacatcaaataaacaggtatcactcagcgccgccctctaaaggtgttactaacacacatcaaataaacagatattacTCAGCGCCgtcctctaaaggtgttactaacacacatcaaataaacagatattactcagcgccgccctctaaaggtgtcactaacacacatcaaataaacagatattactcagcgccgccctctaaaggtgttactaacacacatcaaataaacagatatcactcagcgccgccctcttaAGGtttactatccatccatccatccatccatccatccatccatccatccatccatccacatcCATCCACATCCAAGCACATGCACacaatttgtttcatttcaattaaatagttgagatgtaaacaaagtcacagagagtggtttgatgtgaaaggttTCCTTGTACAGAAACTTTCCAACTTtatttacaatggtggtgatgggaaccagaggttgaaagggctacaacacaaatatagccatgttAGCTTTTCAGTAAACGtttaaatttgtgttttcttttgggactttttttcccttacaatgccctgcaccTCTCCAGCAAGAATGCACACATTGAAcatgtgttttaggccaaaatcataCCACAAACAGatggtaaaacaatgtctcagtcatcaggcagcatattcataatcatATTATGTAATGGCCTTCTGTAAggtagctttcagaggcattaaactcttcagatgtctggttcctatcaccaccactgtgaataattcaggTTTCTCCAGGTTTCCCTTTAGTAATTTTGATCAGGTGATAATGTAGTAACTTTAACAGGCCTAGTACAATgtacacaaaaatgtgtttatcctaagcatcagagaaaatgaaagaggaaAACACAATGTTTCCTATACTTTTCAACAACAGTCCTACAGTAGCATTAAAACCACAGCTCTctgtattaaaaaataacacagaGGGTATAAAAGAACCAGTGTTGGTTACCTAAACAACCctttttgtaaataatatattgctgtccaaagaaaaacatgcctCCATTTTTTTATTCTACATCGTTTGAACACAgaagctgccctttacattgtgtaaaatttTTTACGACGAATGGCCCAATTGAAATGGTCCAAAGCTGTTCGGAATAAAATGAACTTGCACTGAAAGTACAGAATGTAAAGTTggagatatttatttatttattttctgacagAGGCGACACGCATGTGTAAAGATTAAAGGACCTATTAGAGAGACGTATTACCTTTTCTATCCAAACTAAGAAtcatttgagattttttttaagagtgttcttGCGTTCACCTTGTTGGACCAGCTGATTCAGAAGGTGGCAGAAGTTCTCTGTGACCAGTCGGTCATCCGGATGGTGCCCTCGTGCTGTCAGGATCAAAGAAACACCACTCTCCCCATTTGGAGTGAGAAGTCGGAGAGCAGCCTTCTCTGATGTGGACAAATGGGGAGAAAGCCTTGAGGTGTACTAGTCTGCAATATGTGTATTTTGCTCAGACTGCACTGGGTGAAAAGTCATTAGGTCATACCCTAGAGCATTATATCACAGGAAGGTGGGTAATTTGACAAAATTTAATGTATAattataaattacatcacaggaACATATTGTGGATGTTAGCAGTACTCAAAGAATACTGACCCACTGAAGagtgagcataattagtcaTGTTTAAGTAGATTTATTGCTGTGCAGTGTGTAAAACTGTAATAGTTTTTTAATGCAAtactactggttcttttttgtcttactAAACCTGAACAAGAAGCGTTTTTGAACTGAGCATTTGTCAGTGGTACTTGGTAACTGCATAGATTTACATGCTTTATTTCTCACCTGAGCATTTGACCAGGGTGACCATGACAATAAACACATGTTTCACTATCCCAGAATGGTTAGGGTGGATTCTGAGCGCATTTATCAAGAGGAGTGTGGCGTTTTCAACATCCTTCTCCTCAAATAGACCTACAACATTAATGAAAGCAAAAAGTAAGTGAAAGTAAATACTGTAAGTGAAAGCAAAAGTAAATACTGTAAGTGAAAGCAAAAGTAAATGTTGCTTCAAGTGTATCTATATTTCTATTAATAGCTCCTACTTTCACTCTTTTAAAAAGCACCACTAAGGGCTcctttatgtttttttgtatataaaatCTGCCCCATATGTTGTAGATATGCagtaaaaaagtagaaaaacagGGACATCTGTGTGTCTTGGGTTTGTACTATTAAACTGGAGTATCTTACCGTGCATGGTCAGGGACTGTAGCGCAGCACACAAGCACTCTGTCACAACTGCATCCTGCAGGTGCATCTCTCccacactgcacactgtctcAGCTGCACTAGTCATTGATTCTACACTAGCCGTGTAGGGAATACCTACATGAGTaattcaggagaaaaaaaaaatgatcatgaCTTTGTGGCACCAAACATTTTGGTTAGGGTTGCACAGTCGAAAATGTCTAAGAGTGGAAGCGACCAAGATCAGAACCAGCCAAGCCATCACACCagtgtttgctgtctgaaactTCTTTAgtgttgcactggagctatgaaaCTAATGGAGCTAACATGTAATGGAGGCCTATAGCCACCAGggtagcattgtgcaaactgcatgttgACATCATCATCCATTCGTCTAAGACCAGAACAAGTTGTTTAGACTCAATTAGGCTTGTCTATGCCAAGTAATTGGAGAGAAAGAAACTAATGATCATGATGTAAAACTGTGTCACCAAACCTTTGGTTACGTCAGCACAATCGCAATCAAGCAAGATCAGAATTGACCAAGACTGGAATCGGCAGGGTTTTACTCCAAACCAGCAATcagccaatttatttattatttatatcttTGGCCTGTGGTGTAATTTTATGATGCCGTTAACGAGAATAAGGTAAGTTgcatttgaatgctgctgctacacctgtaCCAAAATGTTGTACCATAATTACACGACTTATTGTGCTAAACAGCTTAAATATCAAGACGCCTCTTACTTTCTATGTGACACTTTATTGCATTCATGTGTTTTGAATAGGCAATTGAATATCCATTTGAAGATGTAAAACAAATCCATTCAGCTCATGAAATAGCAaataatgggcctcattcaccaatatatTTCTTAATCTTtattttgttcttgagaaaggtcctaagaaaaagtctatgtcAAATTcctgatgtgttcttaaaccaaagaattgtttgcacctttTCTGCTCTTGAGTGCATGTAGATTTtcttcttacctaagaacaaatcccaataagaaacattggtgaatgtcagaatctttgtgaaaactgcattcATGGGTTTTGAAAGGTTGgcgaatgaggcccaatgttatTTATGTTGCCACTTTGGCCATTAGAAAGTTAGAAAGTGTTTGTTCATTTAACCCACACAATGTGAGCTTTTGAGTAGAAAAAAATCTAGAATCAGCTATAAATATTCCTCATCGGTGCATGCCCAGTTTTGGTTACAAGCTGTTATTATACTTACCATTCGCAAGTAAATTCCACAGGAATCTGCAGGAGGGGATGACAATATCCTTCTTCTGTGGGTTGGCTCTCAGTGTTTTCAGTACTTCCTGTGCACAGCCTAGTTTCACAATCGAATCACAGGCCTTCCCTAGAAATGAACAAGCACATCAAATTCAGAACACGGCTTTAGCTTACAGAATTACACATCACAGAATATATCAAGTACACTATACAAATTATTCcattaaaaaagattttttttattttaagattaacCAGGCtattattgttctgttaacttgCCATAAAAATTTCAATGAATCCAAAACTTTGAGGCAGCCAGGTGATGAGATACATGAGAAAACAGAACATATTGGAGTGGAGGAATACAGAGTAAGAGCTCAGGTCCACACCATTCTTTGAGACGAGGAAGAGTACTTGAAACGCATTAACCAGGAGATCTACATGCTTGGAATGATTCTGTACAGCCTTGAGAAGATGGGAGATGACATCTTCGCCATATAAGCTGGAGTTCTCAATGCTAGTATGTTCTCCTAAAAAGCAGTTTAGACAAACATATGATCAAACAGAACTTCGTAGAACATTAAGACTTTAAGGAAAGTATTTTGATGGCTCCTATACTTCTGCTGACTGACCTGCAGTTAGAAGTTGTTGAAGGACCTGGCATGACTTCAGCTGAACACAAGCTGATCCAGTATGGCTCATCATAGCTGACGTCACAGCCTCCACCACGTCACTGACCCTCTCCAAGGCTATTATACACacacttttaatataagtctgTCAATTCTCCATCTGTGGCAAATGCCACTCATAACTTTCCAAAACTTTCCAAGTTCCAACCACAAATAACATGAATAACAAACAAGCAGTTAGTACCATTTTTATCCTTCTTCAGTAGATATGATAAAACAGAAAGCTGGACATCTTCTATATCTGTATAGGTCATCATGAACTctataaaacagaacaaaacagggggaaaaactaaatactgaatatcaacaaataataaatgaaataagaaGATTCAGCAAAGAATAAATTAAACTTAAAGAGCTGATTCATTTTCTCCtgaccccaaatgtagttgatcaatCAAGACATGTTTACTGTATAAAGTTAATTTCTTCAGCTTTGCACTAGAATTATGAGGCAAATATAGCTACTTTGTTAGCCACTTTAAAgggcagtcataggctggaggttagggaactggccctgtgaccaaaAGGTctccagtttgatccccagaatACATGACAGcacttgttcaaggacacccggctgcccctagtgtgtgtgctcactagtgtgtatgtagtgtttcacttaagggatgggttaaatgtggaggtgaagtttgcccgttgtgggactaataagggtttcTTAATCTTAacactgttcttcaatggtcaggacccccacaagaccacacagcatgtattattttCAAGGCGGAATGTTATTGAGTTAGTttgtagtgttagtgtgtgtaacatggtggtggtgtgtttgtgtgtgtgttgagctggtacaagtggatcaggcacaacagtgctgctgtgtttaaacacctcagtctcactgctggactgagaatagtccaccaactaaaaacaTCCAACCAACAGCGCCTGTGGccaatgatgaaggactagaggatgaccaacacattTGTGATAAGAGgaaaactgtgtacatttgtGGCTGAATCACTTTAATAAGCATGCATCATAAGCTTGGGCTCCGTACCCAAGACACTATCAAACCCTTCATGGAATGGTGGTCCAGTGACCCCCCGAGGAAGAGTCTTCTTCATCGTATGCAGTGAAGAgccacagagaatcagacagtCCTTCACAAAAGCTTCATTCACCAGCATCCTGTATTGGTGTGACCCACAAACTAATACTCATTATTTATTTCAACGTTCTTTGCCAAATAATGAAACTGTTCATAACGTTCACTGTaaatcaggggtgtccaatcttatccacaaagggtcGGTGTGGCTGCAAGCTGGAGCTCACCTGATTCCACATGTCTAATCAGTTGTTCAACCTTCAAACAACTGATCGTGTGCAGTCCTGCTTTGCTGGAATGGAAACCTGCAGGcacaccagccctttgttgATAATATcggacacccctgctctaaatGTACAAAAGGGTGACTGAACTCAAAATACACGTTTCAGGTGAAAACGAATGAAATAAAAGATGTTAACTGAAACTTGTACGCCATGCGAAGCCTAATTCCTATACCTGTTCCTAACTAAGAGCAATACTCCTCTTAAAAGCTGTAGTTATTTTTTAGTCCTCAAGTCATGtatttgtattcatttaacTAGAACAAGCTACAGTAGGGCTCCGTTTACATAATAAATCCTTTAAGCTTCTCTGTCGCTGTATCATTTGTCTTGCACATTTTTAAGTCGCCCTGGACAGGAATGCCTGCCACATGAACAAATGTTAATGTAAGTGTACATCCGAAACACTGGCACGGAGTGGATGGCTTGGATGATTGGATGGATCTGATTTATTTCAACAACAGTTTTAATAGTAAGCTCAAAGAACATTCGTCTGTTCTTCTGTTCCACTGAATGGGGATTTGTCTCAATTCAATTACATTATCCTGAGAACCTGACACTCACAGACATATGAGAAGAATAACAATTAGATTAAGAACAGGCTGTGCAACAGTCATTCCATTAGATGGCACCATAGCTCTGAGGCAGTGAGTTTCCAGCTTGTTCTCAAAAGCCTTGCTGTAGgctgtttttcaaaaaatatccAGGTTCTTACTAGTACACACCGGCACCCTGTATTGGTATGAACCACAAACTCATATGCACTGTTTATTTCAACTTTCTTCGCCAAATAATTAAAGTGatgtacaataaaaatgttcactCCATGATGTACACTGTAAATGCATGTGCAAAGGGGGGCGTGCACTCATAATGCaagttttatgtaaaaatgatgagttaaaagtaaaaaaaacaaaaggaaacttGTGTCAGAAGCTTAATTGCAATCCAACCTAAGAACAACAATCCTCAACAGTCCTTACACAGACCCATTTATTAACTGCCCTGAAGgtttttttctattcatttaacTAGACCAAGCTATAGTATGGCTCCTTTTACATTAAGTTTCTCTGGGTCCTTTGCACCATTTGTCT harbors:
- the LOC108414549 gene encoding serine/threonine kinase-like domain-containing protein STKLD1, with amino-acid sequence MEHYLVVDTMCPGSYGMILFVKDKDSGLEHTLKKVECLDESRANQALREALCLINVNHPNIVRYRELFISWDKSMSSVMLSMVMDCPCISSLKAVIASHREQKERFKNKVIHMFLGQMVDALAYLDNRNILHRNLKPSNILMTDGLVFRICDFGTATVTGDRAKLQIRIKDSAKCWMAPESVRLLQWSNKSDIWSLGCVLLDVLTCHMFDEEASLSQLFLIKKDLIPLDRVMSKDLHKLLTMMFSHSPKKRASVWMLVNEAFVKDCLILCGSSLHTMKKTLPRGVTGPPFHEGFDSVLEFMMTYTDIEDVQLSVLSYLLKKDKNALERVSDVVEAVTSAMMSHTGSACVQLKSCQVLQQLLTAGEHTSIENSSLYGEDVISHLLKAVQNHSKHVDLLVNAFQVLFLVSKNGKACDSIVKLGCAQEVLKTLRANPQKKDIVIPSCRFLWNLLANGIPYTASVESMTSAAETVCSVGEMHLQDAVVTECLCAALQSLTMHGLFEEKDVENATLLLINALRIHPNHSGIVKHVFIVMVTLVKCSEKAALRLLTPNGESGVSLILTARGHHPDDRLVTENFCHLLNQLVQQDAVAPELLAESVQEELEHIVKQFESTTDIALLAQETLSNVMSLNNPEPAVKNNTSFQNPFRTHVST